The DNA segment GGGTAATAGGCCACCTGTTTCAGGTAGCTATAGTTCTGGCGCATTACATAGCGCCAAACTGCCTGATCGATTGGCGTATATTTTTCGTAATGCTGCTCTACAATAAATTGCCTTAAATGCTTCGGAAGCTTAGCTACTTGGGGATTGTTAAAGTCATTAAAATCACTCATTACGTGTGTTGGTTAGTGTTGAGCCCAATATAAGAAAATCTATGTCTTCCCCTTAAAAAAATGGGGATAGATTTCAGAAAAATAACGCGAAAGAGACAAGTTGTACAGTTGTTGTACTTATTTTCTGACCTTAAATGTAAAGTACTTTTGAGAGAAATAACTGAATACTGTAAGGACCACAGTAATGATAATCTTTGAAATTGTCGGATAAAAACCAAAGGCTTCTACCAGCACTTTTAGCATGGCAAGGTTTAGCAGAATGTTCGTTACAAATACAGAACCATAGCGGAAGAGCTGAATCCTTCCTTTGAGGTTTGACTTGGTAAAGATCAGGTACTTATTGAGGATAAAACCGATGCAAAAGGTGATTAAAGATTCTATGGCCAGTGCTGCTACCGGAGCAGTGATCAGTTTGGGAAGAAAAGGAATGGAGAGCTGTACATCCTTTTGATGTAAAATCCAGTTATAGGCAATATAATACACCACAATTCCCGATGCTGCAGTGGTACTTCCCGACACGAGGTACCGGAAAGTATGGAGGGATAACCAGCGGGAAAAAGGAGGGTAAAAGAAATCTATTAATCTTAATAACGCTTTACGCATGCTTATTTGAAGGTTAATTTATTCTCTATCATCCTGTTGTTATATTGCTGTCTGAAGGCCTTTAAATTCTTTTCCAGTTTATCTGCGATCAGTGGTTCCTGTTTCAAAATATTATGTTTAACCAGGCGGTCTGTTTTTAAATTATACAAGGCCAGATTTTCCTTTCCATCATTTACCAGGTAGTAATCGCCCATGTAAAAATTGAAAGAACCATCGTTATTGTTCAGGACAAAGTTATCCGTTTTTTTATCAAAAGCATCAAAACCGAAAGAGAAATAAGGTTTATCGTAATGCAGGTAGTTCAATACGGTAGGCATAATGTCTATCTGTTGCACCAGTTTATCCGCTTTTCCTTTCAGTTCTCCTCCCGGACGATAAAATAAAATTGGAATGGAGAAATATCCAGGCAAGTTTTGATATTCAGGTAAATAAGATACCGTCGCATGGTCCGCACAGAGGACAAACAGCGTGTTTTTATACCATGGCATTTTAGAAGCCGTTCTAAAGAAATTGCGCAGCGCCATATCTGTATAACCAAG comes from the Pedobacter sp. FW305-3-2-15-E-R2A2 genome and includes:
- a CDS encoding GtrA family protein, whose product is MRKALLRLIDFFYPPFSRWLSLHTFRYLVSGSTTAASGIVVYYIAYNWILHQKDVQLSIPFLPKLITAPVAALAIESLITFCIGFILNKYLIFTKSNLKGRIQLFRYGSVFVTNILLNLAMLKVLVEAFGFYPTISKIIITVVLTVFSYFSQKYFTFKVRK